CCACCGCCGGTGGTCCCGAGGAGACGATCGTCGTGCAGGCGGTCGTGAGCGCGGTCGGGCAGCTCAACCGACCCAAGTTCCCCGACATCGAGGGCCAGGAACGGTTCGCCGGGCCGTCGTTCCACTCGGCGCGCTGGCGCCACGACCTCGACCTCGGCGGCAAGCGGGTGGCGGTGATCGGCACCGGCGCGAGCGCCGCGCAGTTCATCCCTCCGGTGGCCGAGCAGGCAAGCGAGCTGCTGGTGTTCCAACGCACCCCGCCGTGGTTGGTGCCCGCGCCGACGTACCACGAGGACCTCCCCGACCCGCTGCGCTGGTTGCTCGGCCACGTGCCCGGCTACCTCGGCTGGTCGCGCACCTGGCTGTTCTGGCGTGCGCACGAGGGCCTCTTGCCGATGGCTGCCGTCGACCCCGACTGGCCGCATCAAGAACGGTCGGTCAGCCTCATGAACGACATCGTGCGGGAGATGTTCACCGCCGCGATGCAACTCGAGGTACCCGACCCGGAGCTGCTCGCGAAGATCTTGCCGACGTACCCGCCGATCGCCAAGCGGGTGGTGCTCGACGACGGCACGTACACCCGGGCGCTCGCCCGCGAGAACGTGCAGCTCATCACGACAGGCATCGCCGAGATCACCGAGAGCGGCGTCCGCACGACCGACGGGGTCGACCACGACGTCGACGTCATCATCTACGGCACCGGCTTCACGGCGTCGGAGTTCCTGATGCCGATGGCCGTGACCGGCACCGGCGGCGTCGACCTGCACGAGCGTTGGGGTGGCGAGGCCCGGGCGTTCCTCGGCCTCACGATCCCCGGCTTCCCGAACCTGTTCCTCCTCTACGGGCCCAACACCAACATCGTCATCAACGGCAGCATCGTGTACTTCTCCGAGTGCGGCGCCGGGTTCATCGTCGAGGCGATCCGGACCCTGCTCGCTGGCGGCGCGCAGACCGTCGAGTGTCGCAAGGACGCGCACGACGCGTTCAACGAGCGGGTCGACGCGGCCAATGCCCGCATGGCGTGGGGCGCGTCAAGCGTCAACAGCTGGTACAAGAACGCGTCGGGCCGGGTCGCGCAGAACTGGCCGTTCTCGCTGCTCGAGTACTGGGAGCAGACCCGCACGGTCGACCCTGCCGACTACGTCATCCGCTGACAGCTCTGCCCGAGGCCCCAGTCGCCGCCTTGGATCGAGCGGCGCGTCGCCGCGCGCCGGACGCCTGACCGATCGTGGTCGCGCCTGTTGGCGTCGCGCTGGCCGGGCAGTCGCGGGCCGGGCAGCCGCGGGCCGGGCAGCCGTGGGCCGGACGGCTGCCCCACCCGCACCGGCCCGTCGGGATCTTTTCGCCCGAATCGCTTCATCGTGCGTTTGTGAAGCCGATGGGAAGGGCAGACGTCCGCCCGGACCGACTGCGGCTCGCCAATGACGCCGACCGCACGGAACACGACCCGCTCACGTGGAGCGGGTCGTTCCGCGTCCCGGCCCCTTCACCGCACCCGACCGGGTCGGGGGCCAGGGGGCCGGGCCGAGATCCGACCGTATCGGTGGGATGGTCGCCCGACATGCGCGGCGGGGCGGGGAGGGGTGCCGGTCACCACCGCGAAGGTCTCGGCGATGTCAGACCCGGTCCGAGTCGCAGCCGCACTCCAGGTCACCCCAGCGGCTGAAGACCTCGGTGAGGTCCACATCCCAGATCTCGTGCAAGGTGCGGACGGCCAGCTCGCTCAGCAGCGCCGGGGGCCAGCCGTCGGCGACGTCGACCAGCTTGAAGAAGTTCGGATGCCCCGGGGCGGCGGTCGGCAGCTCGAGCACCGGAAGGTCGGGCGTGTCCCACCCGAGCCGCAGCAGGCCCGCCTGTTCGACCGCAGGCAGCTCATGGCGCCGCGGCCCGCACCTGGGCCCGCACCGCCTCGAGGCAGCCGCTTCGGCCATGATCTGACCCTCGGGGCAGTGTGCGAACTGGACGAAGACGTCGTCGTCCCGAGCGACGTCGAACACGATGTACCAGCCGGGAGTGGCAAGCAGCGCAGCGAGCTCCTCCTCGATCTCGATCAGCGCTTCGGTCCAGGTTCGTGCGCAGAGTTGCAGGCCGTGGACCGCGGGCGACTCGAACAACCGGCCGGCTGGTTCGGCGCACCGATC
This is a stretch of genomic DNA from Acidimicrobiales bacterium. It encodes these proteins:
- a CDS encoding NAD(P)/FAD-dependent oxidoreductase, which translates into the protein MRFTTATEPIDADDATIRAALDHADLPALLTAVAHLTGDRRVLDPRFRPRPDQLLIPDYGVTAADAAEARDLAAAALARHRDAGNPAPAPLPTEEFRELVQFLIGDDQADAYLPLLWEESGLGGDLRTPTWHKDDLAPDTEFTVAIIGAGMSGIVTGHRLGQAGVPYVVLEKNDDVGGTWFENQYPGCQVDIPNHIYSYSFAQTSEWPNHFSPQKVLLDYFRQCADEFGVRPHIRFGTQVVRADFDDDRQVWNVTVRPTAGGPEETIVVQAVVSAVGQLNRPKFPDIEGQERFAGPSFHSARWRHDLDLGGKRVAVIGTGASAAQFIPPVAEQASELLVFQRTPPWLVPAPTYHEDLPDPLRWLLGHVPGYLGWSRTWLFWRAHEGLLPMAAVDPDWPHQERSVSLMNDIVREMFTAAMQLEVPDPELLAKILPTYPPIAKRVVLDDGTYTRALARENVQLITTGIAEITESGVRTTDGVDHDVDVIIYGTGFTASEFLMPMAVTGTGGVDLHERWGGEARAFLGLTIPGFPNLFLLYGPNTNIVINGSIVYFSECGAGFIVEAIRTLLAGGAQTVECRKDAHDAFNERVDAANARMAWGASSVNSWYKNASGRVAQNWPFSLLEYWEQTRTVDPADYVIR